From a region of the Helianthus annuus cultivar XRQ/B chromosome 5, HanXRQr2.0-SUNRISE, whole genome shotgun sequence genome:
- the LOC110940325 gene encoding receptor-like serine/threonine-protein kinase At3g01300, whose translation MENKCGCWSALRRTVSNGSCKPSLESTRNSSTSFPRSSLVYDAATETRYLNASNREMCAPNEPQNSSDPNPNPDPDPNQEPDKKPRQLLQFSFHELKSATGNFRPDSILGEGGFGFVFKGWIEENGTAPAKPGSGITVAVKSLKPDGLQGHREWVAEVDFLGQLHHPNLVKLIGYCIEDDQRLLVYEFMTRGSLENHLFRRTIPLTWSNRIKIATGAAKGLAFLHGGTKPIIYRDFKTSNILLDTEYNVKLSDFGLAKAGPQGDKTHVSTRVVGTYGYAAPEYVMTGHLTTKSDVYSFGVVLLEILTGRRSMDKKRPSGEQNLVMWARPYLADKRKVYQLVDPRLELNYSVKGVQKVSQIAYNCLSRDSKARPSMDDVVKALSPLQGLNDFAILSYHARMSQQARRKKKQPEGTQNVTLNQSKCFNESPRSSGK comes from the exons aTGGAGAACAAGTGTGGATGTTGGTCAGCTTTAAGGAGAACTGTTAGCAATGGTTCTTGTAAACCCTCTCTTGAATCAACAAGAAACTCTTCCACTTCTTTTCCAAGATCCAGTCTTGTTTATGATGCAG CTACGGAGACCCGTTACTTGAATGCTAGCAACAGGGAGATGTGTGCTCCAAACGAACCACAAAACTCTTCGGATCCGAATCCAAACCCGGATCCGGATCCAAATCAAGAACCGGATAAAAAGCCACGTCAACTTCTTCAATTCAGTTTCCATGAACTGAAATCGGCTACAGGAAATTTCAGGCCGGATAGCATATTGGGTGAAGGCGGATTCGGGTTCGTGTTCAAAGGGTGGATTGAGGAAAACGGGACCGCCCCAGCGAAACCCGGGTCGGGTATCACGGTTGCAGTCAAGAGTTTGAAGCCTGATGGTCTACAAGGCCATAGAGAATGGGTG GCAGAGGTTGATTTTCTTGGACAACTTCATCATCCAAACCTCGTTAAGCTCATCGGATATTGTATcgaagacgatcaacgactacttGTTTACGAGTTCATGACTCGTGGAAGCCTTGAAAACCATCTCTTTAGAA GAACCATACCGCTAACGTGGTCAAACCGGATAAAAATAGCAACGGGTGCAGCCAAAGGGCTAGCATTCCTTCATGGAGGAACAAAGCCTATTATTTACAGGGATTTCAAGACCTCAAATATCTTGCTTGACACG GAATATAACGTGAAGCTTTCGGATTTCGGTCTAGCGAAAGCAGGACCACAAGGAGATAAGACTCATGTCTCTACTAGGGTTGTTGGAACTTACGGTTATGCCGCTCCGGAATATGTGATGACAG GACACTTGACAACGAAGAGTGACGTTTACAGCTTTGGAGTTGTACTACTAGAGATCTTGACAGGACGAAGATCAATGGACAAAAAACGCCCAAGTGGTGAGCAAAACCTTGTTATGTGGGCCCGTCCATACCTAGCTGACAAGCGAAAAGTATATCAACTAGTTGACCCTCGATTGGAGCTAAACTACTCGGTGAAAGGAGTCCAAAAGGTTTCTCAAATAGCATACAATTGTTTGAGCCGAGACTCAAAGGCCCGGCCCTCAATGGATGATGTTGTTAAAGCCCTGAGCCCATTGCAGGGCTTAAACGACTTTGCCATTCTATCTTATCACGCGCGTATGTCACAACAAGCTAGGCGTAAAAAGAAACAACCCGAAGGGACTCAAAATGTTACTCTTAATCAATCCAAGTGCTTTAATGAGTCCCCAAGGAGCTCGGGTAAGTAA